The following coding sequences lie in one Arabidopsis thaliana chromosome 3, partial sequence genomic window:
- a CDS encoding uncharacterized protein (unknown protein; LOCATED IN: endomembrane system; Has 30201 Blast hits to 17322 proteins in 780 species: Archae - 12; Bacteria - 1396; Metazoa - 17338; Fungi - 3422; Plants - 5037; Viruses - 0; Other Eukaryotes - 2996 (source: NCBI BLink).) — protein sequence MCFLVASFQTVQISDLGFVAGVLFVLYPFSAVVSRFVCPFWD from the coding sequence atgtgttttcttgttgcttcCTTCCAGACCGTTCAAATCTCAGATTTAGGTTTCGTCGCCGGTGttcttttcgttttgtatCCGTTCTCCGCCGTTGTATCTCGTTTCGTGTGCCCATTTTGGGATTAA
- a CDS encoding Peroxidase superfamily protein (Peroxidase superfamily protein; FUNCTIONS IN: protein binding, peroxidase activity; INVOLVED IN: oxidation reduction, response to oxidative stress; LOCATED IN: plant-type cell wall; EXPRESSED IN: 22 plant structures; EXPRESSED DURING: 13 growth stages; CONTAINS InterPro DOMAIN/s: Haem peroxidase (InterPro:IPR010255), Plant peroxidase (InterPro:IPR000823), Peroxidases heam-ligand binding site (InterPro:IPR019793), Haem peroxidase, plant/fungal/bacterial (InterPro:IPR002016), Peroxidase, active site (InterPro:IPR019794); BEST Arabidopsis thaliana protein match is: Peroxidase superfamily protein (TAIR:AT5G40150.1); Has 4870 Blast hits to 4847 proteins in 335 species: Archae - 0; Bacteria - 4; Metazoa - 4; Fungi - 481; Plants - 4306; Viruses - 0; Other Eukaryotes - 75 (source: NCBI BLink).) produces MASLKSLFLLFLFFFTAQSRLTTNFYSKTCPRFLDIIRDTITNKQITNPTTAAAVIRLFFHDCFPNGCDASVLISSTAFNTAERDSSINLSLPGDGFDVIVRAKTALELACPNTVSCSDIISVATRDLLITVGGPYYDVFLGRRDSRTSKSSLLTDLLPLPSTPISKIIQQFESKGFTVQEMVALSGAHSIGFSHCKEFVGRVGRNNTGYNPRFAVALKKACANYPKDPTISVFNDIMTPNKFDNMYYQNLKKGLGLLESDHGLYSDPRTRYFVDLYAKNQDLFFKDFAKAMQKLSLFGIQTGRRGEIRRRCDAIN; encoded by the coding sequence ATGGCTTCACtcaaatctctcttcctcctcttcctcttcttcttcacagcTCAATCTCGCTTAACCACAAACTTCTACTCAAAAACATGCCCAAGATTCCTCGACATCATCCGTGACAcaatcacaaacaaacaaatcactAATCCCACCACCGCAGCCGCCGTTATCCGTCTCTTCTTCCACGACTGTTTCCCTAACGGCTGCGACGCCTCCGTCCTCATCTCCTCCACCGCCTTCAACACCGCAGAACGTGACTCTTCCATCAACCTCTCACTCCCCGGAGACGGTTTCGACGTCATTGTCCGAGCCAAAACAGCTCTCGAACTCGCTTGTCCCAACACAGTTTCTTGCTCAGACATCATCTCCGTCGCAACACGTGATCTTCTAATCACCGTCGGTGGTCCTTACTACGACGTTTTCCTCGGCCGTCGTGATTCAAGAACGTCgaaatcttctcttttaaccgatcttcttcctcttccttccACACCAATCTCTAAAATCATTCAACAGTTTGAATCAAAAGGTTTCACTGTTCAAGAAATGGTTGCTCTTAGTGGAGCACATTCTATAGGGTTTTCACATTGTAAAGAGTTTGTGGGTCGGGTGGGTCGGAATAATACCGGGTATAACCCGAGATTCGCAGTGGCTTTGAAGAAAGCTTGTGCTAATTACCCTAAAGATCCGACTATCTCTGTGTTTAATGATATTATGACTCCTAATAAGTTTGATAATATGTATTATCAGAATCTTAAAAAGGGTCTTGGGTTACTTGAATCGGATCATGGATTATATTCTGACCCTAGAACCAGATATTTTGTTGATCTTTATGCTAAGAATCAAGATCtgtttttcaaagattttgctAAAGCTATGCAGAAGTTGAGTCTTTTTGGTATACAGACTGGTAGAAGAGGAGAGATCCGAAGAAGGTGCGATGCTATTAATtga
- the PMZ gene encoding zinc finger (AN1-like) family protein (PMZ; FUNCTIONS IN: zinc ion binding; INVOLVED IN: response to abscisic acid stimulus, response to chitin; LOCATED IN: cellular_component unknown; EXPRESSED IN: 12 plant structures; EXPRESSED DURING: 10 growth stages; CONTAINS InterPro DOMAIN/s: Zinc finger, AN1-type (InterPro:IPR000058); BEST Arabidopsis thaliana protein match is: zinc finger (C2H2 type, AN1-like) family protein (TAIR:AT2G41835.1); Has 518 Blast hits to 511 proteins in 183 species: Archae - 0; Bacteria - 0; Metazoa - 257; Fungi - 120; Plants - 80; Viruses - 0; Other Eukaryotes - 61 (source: NCBI BLink).), with translation MAGGGTEAFPDLGEHCQDPDCKLLDFLPFTCDGCKLVFCLEHRSYKSHNCPKSDHGSRTVSICETCSIAIETTGFDEKGIKSLLEKHERSGDCDPNKKKKPTCPVKRCKEILTFANNLTCKYCGVKFCLKHRFPTDHVCNKKIINTAGTSSRWNERFMEALSLRNQKGCGRGSSVSSKSSPSVRSF, from the exons atGGCAGGAGGAGGAACAGAAGCGTTTCCTGATCTTGGAGAGCATTGCCAAGACCCTGATTGCAAATTACTCGATTTTCTCCCTTTTACTTGCGACGGCTGCAAATTG GTGTTTTGTTTGGAGCATAGATCATACAAGTCACATAACTGTCCGAAATCCGATCATGGGAGCAGAACGGTTTCCATCTGTGAAACATGTTCAATAGCGATTGAAACAACtggttttgatgaaaaaggaatcaaatcTTTGCTTGAGAAACACGAAAGATCCGGAGATTGTGatccaaacaagaaaaagaaaccaacgTGTCCTGTAAAACGTTGCAAAGAGATTCTGACTTTTGCGAATAACCTTACTTGCAAATATTGTGGAGTCAAGTTCTGTTTGAAACACCGGTTTCCGACAGATCATGTCTGTAACAAGAAGATCATTAATACCGCGGGAACAAGCTCGAGGTGGAACGAGAGGTTTATGGAAGCTTTGAGTTTAAGAAACCAGAAAGGGTGTGGAAGAGGGAGCTCtgtttcatcaaaatcttCACCATCAGTTAGATcgttttag